The Rhodothermus bifroesti genome window below encodes:
- a CDS encoding PAS domain-containing sensor histidine kinase, whose product MMGAASCLSAQTDFGAFLQQIGVLFEVPYVVFRAGDSVQCYAASEALPVSTEGLEAQVREHRALLVLGPKALTSWRPLHFYAGVPAGDKGVLAVADVQPRRFDQKARHLLEALGALLGVWEKHAGQKQRYARLLRGKARLLEYIATGKPLHEVLDAIARWVEAESSGVLVSIVLVREGKRYCGAAPSLPLAYGQAIDAQATGSNVGSRGAATDTCAPVMGEELTADPAWALDQELAHGLRACWSMPILAPDQSVLGTFTLYGCKPGPLEPQDQELAVLATRLTAIALERERQQQALQTREHQLEAVLEQAADAIMLLDRERHVLLFNRAAERLFGYTAPAILGKPIDVLLPGLAEGLGAAATPMQTEAVRSSGERFPVELSCTVIGQPFEMYLLIVRDLTDRLRYEAELVRAREAAEAMSRLKSVLLTNLSHEIRTPLTTVIGFADLLVEEAKAGSPFQEFARLIAEGGRRLLHTLSEVLDLAQLEAQEIVVRPHQLRLLPHLQPLLATYRARAKQKGLKLRLQGTPHLEAWADPVLLERVLEELLDNAVKFTTAGSISVSVQQVGNRIALIVEDTGIGMSAETLQRAFDEFWQASSGMNRTHEGLGLGLTIARRFVGLMGGTIEVWSAPGKGTRFTVWLPARPVVTAGQVA is encoded by the coding sequence ATGATGGGAGCAGCATCGTGCCTTTCGGCGCAGACGGATTTTGGTGCTTTTCTTCAGCAAATAGGCGTTCTTTTTGAAGTCCCCTATGTCGTCTTCCGTGCGGGGGATAGCGTGCAGTGCTATGCTGCATCGGAAGCTCTTCCTGTCTCAACCGAAGGCCTAGAGGCTCAGGTGCGTGAGCATCGGGCGTTGCTTGTTTTAGGCCCTAAAGCGCTTACGTCCTGGAGGCCGCTACACTTTTATGCTGGCGTGCCTGCAGGCGACAAGGGCGTGCTGGCCGTTGCAGATGTCCAGCCGCGGCGGTTTGATCAGAAGGCGCGGCATCTTCTGGAGGCTTTGGGTGCGTTACTAGGCGTGTGGGAAAAACATGCGGGGCAAAAACAGCGCTACGCACGCTTGCTTCGGGGAAAGGCGCGCTTGTTGGAATACATAGCCACAGGCAAGCCGCTTCATGAGGTGCTGGATGCAATTGCGCGGTGGGTAGAGGCCGAAAGCAGTGGGGTGCTGGTGTCTATTGTGCTTGTCCGAGAAGGTAAACGCTATTGTGGCGCTGCGCCCAGTTTGCCACTGGCGTACGGCCAGGCTATCGATGCGCAAGCGACAGGTTCAAATGTCGGGTCCCGCGGTGCAGCGACGGACACGTGCGCCCCTGTTATGGGTGAAGAACTGACGGCTGATCCAGCCTGGGCGCTGGATCAGGAACTAGCCCATGGGCTGCGTGCTTGCTGGTCGATGCCTATTTTGGCGCCAGACCAGAGCGTTTTGGGCACGTTTACCCTTTACGGTTGCAAGCCAGGACCGCTGGAGCCCCAGGACCAGGAGCTTGCTGTCCTAGCAACGCGCTTGACGGCAATTGCACTGGAGCGAGAGCGGCAGCAGCAAGCCCTGCAAACCCGCGAGCACCAGCTCGAAGCTGTGTTGGAGCAGGCCGCTGATGCCATCATGCTGCTGGATCGTGAGCGGCACGTTTTGCTCTTTAACCGTGCTGCTGAGCGGCTTTTCGGCTACACGGCGCCCGCCATACTCGGAAAACCTATTGATGTGTTGCTTCCGGGGCTTGCCGAGGGGCTTGGGGCAGCTGCGACGCCTATGCAGACCGAGGCGGTCCGTAGCAGCGGAGAGCGCTTTCCGGTCGAGCTTTCGTGCACGGTCATTGGGCAGCCTTTCGAGATGTATTTGCTTATTGTGCGCGACTTGACCGATCGCTTACGCTATGAAGCAGAGCTGGTGCGTGCCCGTGAAGCAGCCGAAGCGATGAGTCGGCTGAAATCAGTGCTGCTCACGAACCTAAGTCATGAGATTCGCACCCCACTGACTACGGTGATAGGATTTGCGGATCTATTGGTCGAAGAGGCCAAGGCCGGCTCACCGTTTCAGGAGTTTGCACGACTGATTGCAGAAGGGGGGCGCCGTCTGCTGCATACGCTAAGCGAAGTGCTTGATTTGGCCCAGCTGGAAGCCCAAGAAATTGTCGTTCGTCCACATCAGTTGCGCCTGCTGCCCCACCTGCAGCCGCTTTTAGCGACCTATCGCGCACGTGCTAAGCAAAAAGGCCTCAAGCTGCGGCTACAGGGCACGCCACACTTGGAAGCCTGGGCCGATCCTGTCTTATTGGAGCGCGTTCTTGAGGAGTTGTTGGACAATGCGGTTAAGTTTACCACTGCCGGAAGCATTTCCGTTTCGGTGCAACAGGTAGGCAACCGGATAGCCCTGATTGTCGAAGACACCGGTATCGGAATGTCGGCCGAAACGCTACAGCGTGCATTCGACGAATTCTGGCAGGCCTCGAGCGGGATGAATCGGACCCATGAAGGATTGGGGTTGGGCCTAACCATTGCCCGACGGTTTGTAGGGCTTATGGGGGGCACGATTGAAGTCTGGAGTGCGCCAGGCAAGGGAACGCGATTTACCGTTTGGCTTCCAGCAAGGCCTGTCGTGACGGCAGGGCAAGTCGCTTAA
- a CDS encoding sensor histidine kinase, whose protein sequence is MAHEEERRRIARELHDEVGALLTSVQLCLGMAQAATPPEATTLAENLREARQLIDRLSQEIRQLTLQLRPPLLDELGLAGALRAYAERFERQTRIAVRLALALPERTSLPELIELTAYRFVQEALTNVARHARVDQVDVKASLTENHLHLVVQDQGIGFDPETVTASGRSMGLVAMRERIELLGGRLEIESHPQQGTRLEAYLPLPAETNPFAEAELLS, encoded by the coding sequence TTGGCGCACGAAGAGGAACGCCGTCGCATTGCCCGCGAGCTGCACGATGAAGTAGGCGCCTTGTTGACTTCGGTGCAGCTCTGCTTAGGCATGGCCCAAGCCGCAACACCTCCGGAAGCGACAACGCTGGCCGAAAACCTGCGCGAAGCCCGCCAACTTATCGACCGCCTCAGCCAGGAGATTCGGCAGTTGACGCTTCAGCTGCGCCCGCCGCTTTTAGATGAACTGGGGCTAGCTGGAGCGCTGCGAGCTTATGCTGAACGCTTTGAGCGCCAAACCCGCATCGCCGTTCGCCTAGCGCTTGCCCTACCTGAGCGTACCAGCTTACCTGAACTGATTGAGCTTACCGCCTACCGTTTTGTGCAAGAGGCACTCACCAATGTAGCTCGTCATGCCCGTGTCGACCAAGTCGATGTAAAGGCTAGTCTTACAGAAAATCACTTGCATCTGGTCGTGCAAGACCAAGGCATCGGGTTCGATCCGGAGACGGTTACTGCTTCTGGGCGCTCTATGGGGCTGGTAGCTATGCGAGAACGCATTGAGCTTTTAGGTGGACGTCTAGAAATTGAAAGCCACCCGCAGCAAGGGACGCGTCTGGAAGCGTATCTTCCCTTGCCTGCTGAAACGAACCCTTTCGCTGAAGCCGAGCTCTTATCATGA
- a CDS encoding vWA domain-containing protein, with protein sequence MWIRYLQWDPIRHGKAQSTFDRLFELFKQLLYFTAGDAAEALRWLSQLDQTYGLTDEAMGLGDFIEELKRRGYLQEDTHNGVLQLTPSMEQTLRQSALEEIFRKLRRGSLGQHKTPYAGQGDERLPETRPWQFGDDPHLLDLTGTLSNAFRRSGIDQWSLHEEDLQVYETDHHTSVATVLLIDLSHSMVLYGEDRITPARKTALALAELITTRYPKDTLDIVAFGNDAWEVSLKELPYLQVGPYYTNTRAALQRARQILHRRKNRNKQIFLITDGKPSCHFENGRIYRNAFGLDRRIVNKVLDEAVCCRREGITITTFMVARDPYLQQFVQQLTRANRGRAYYARLDRLGEYLFEDYVRNRRKSLR encoded by the coding sequence ATGTGGATACGCTACCTCCAGTGGGATCCCATCCGCCACGGCAAAGCTCAATCTACCTTCGACCGACTGTTTGAGCTCTTTAAGCAGCTCCTCTACTTTACTGCGGGTGACGCTGCTGAAGCCCTGCGCTGGCTCAGCCAGCTTGACCAAACCTATGGTCTTACAGACGAAGCAATGGGGCTGGGCGACTTTATTGAAGAGCTCAAGCGTCGCGGCTATTTGCAAGAGGATACCCACAACGGTGTGCTGCAGCTTACACCATCCATGGAACAGACGCTCCGCCAAAGCGCCTTGGAAGAAATCTTTCGCAAGCTACGCCGGGGTAGCCTTGGCCAGCATAAAACGCCTTACGCTGGCCAAGGCGATGAACGCCTTCCGGAAACCCGTCCTTGGCAGTTCGGCGACGATCCACACCTTTTAGATCTTACCGGTACGCTGTCGAATGCCTTCCGCCGCAGTGGTATCGACCAGTGGTCGCTGCACGAGGAGGACTTGCAGGTCTACGAAACCGACCACCACACCAGTGTAGCCACGGTGCTCCTCATCGACCTGTCGCACTCTATGGTCCTCTACGGCGAAGACCGCATCACACCTGCCCGTAAAACCGCTCTGGCCCTGGCTGAACTGATCACCACCCGCTATCCCAAAGACACGCTCGACATTGTAGCCTTTGGCAACGACGCCTGGGAAGTGTCTCTTAAAGAATTGCCCTACCTGCAGGTGGGTCCCTACTACACCAACACCCGGGCAGCCTTGCAACGGGCACGCCAAATCTTGCATCGCCGTAAAAACCGTAACAAACAAATCTTCCTAATCACCGACGGCAAACCTAGCTGCCACTTCGAAAACGGCCGCATCTACCGCAATGCCTTTGGGCTGGATCGGCGCATTGTGAACAAGGTGCTCGACGAGGCTGTGTGCTGCCGCCGCGAAGGCATCACAATCACCACCTTCATGGTCGCACGCGACCCTTACCTGCAACAGTTTGTGCAGCAGCTCACGCGGGCCAACCGCGGACGTGCCTATTATGCCCGCCTAGATCGCCTTGGCGAGTACCTGTTCGAAGACTACGTTCGCAACCGCCGAAAGTCGCTGCGTTAA
- a CDS encoding response regulator encodes MADTISVLLIDDQPLFVQYLLRFLATEPRIDVVGVAHRAAEGVALCQTLQPQVVLLDLSMPGQSGLDVLPELRAAAPKALIIVLTSHDSAWYQEEARSRGANAFVSKNEVSEHLLEVILGQNAPNPNEKSV; translated from the coding sequence ATGGCCGACACCATTTCTGTGCTGCTCATCGACGACCAGCCCCTTTTTGTGCAGTATTTGTTGCGATTTTTGGCGACAGAGCCCCGCATCGATGTGGTCGGTGTTGCCCATCGGGCAGCAGAAGGGGTGGCCTTATGCCAGACCTTGCAACCTCAGGTTGTGTTGCTAGACCTTTCCATGCCGGGGCAAAGTGGACTGGATGTGCTGCCTGAGCTGCGCGCTGCTGCACCAAAGGCATTGATTATCGTGCTGACCTCTCACGATAGCGCTTGGTACCAAGAAGAAGCCCGCAGCCGGGGCGCTAATGCCTTTGTCTCCAAGAACGAAGTATCAGAGCACTTGCTGGAAGTTATCCTAGGACAGAATGCTCCAAATCCCAATGAAAAATCGGTATAA
- a CDS encoding response regulator encodes MNRWTALIVEDHPIVRQGLRTLLELQGIQVVAETGDGLEALRLLEQHQPHMLVLDLSLQGLSGLEVLRQARRRWRTLRTLVLSMHDDDAYVVEALRSGAMAYVLKGSPTEELVRALEALCQGRRYLSVPLSERLLDPSEGAAAPQDPYETLTERERQVLHLTAEGYTSREIAERLFISPRTVEKHRENLMNKLDLHSQAELIHYAVQRGLVQPRRN; translated from the coding sequence ATGAACCGCTGGACCGCCCTCATTGTCGAAGACCACCCGATTGTCCGGCAAGGACTCCGCACACTACTCGAACTCCAGGGCATTCAGGTTGTGGCCGAGACAGGTGATGGTCTAGAGGCCCTTCGATTGCTTGAGCAGCACCAGCCGCATATGCTGGTGCTGGATCTATCGTTGCAAGGGCTTAGCGGCTTAGAAGTGCTGCGTCAAGCTCGACGACGCTGGCGCACGCTCCGCACGCTGGTGCTTTCGATGCACGACGATGATGCCTACGTGGTTGAAGCCCTGCGCAGTGGTGCCATGGCCTATGTGCTTAAGGGCAGTCCAACCGAAGAGCTGGTTCGTGCCCTAGAAGCATTGTGCCAAGGAAGGCGCTACCTGAGCGTTCCGCTTTCGGAGCGCTTGCTAGACCCAAGCGAAGGGGCTGCTGCACCGCAAGATCCATACGAGACGCTTACCGAGCGGGAACGTCAAGTGCTGCACCTCACGGCAGAAGGCTATACCAGCCGAGAGATTGCTGAACGCTTGTTTATCAGTCCACGTACCGTTGAAAAACACCGCGAAAACCTAATGAACAAACTCGACCTGCACAGCCAAGCCGAGCTGATCCACTATGCCGTGCAGCGAGGCTTGGTGCAGCCGCGCCGCAACTAA